In Opitutus sp., one genomic interval encodes:
- a CDS encoding ankyrin repeat domain-containing protein, which translates to MKWPQAILSFAREPSARFAARMDTEALLANIREGSLSQDKARALTADELAARNASGNTVLHTAAKYGRLRDLNPAVLTAELFSLKNDSGYTPLHQLAFGGHFGQLPAGLLSRSHFLVRSNSGYTPLHTAAAAGTLAQVPAAVGAINHELLLIRTDLGNTLLHEAAETGALDRLPPNLLSERLLAERNLSGETVLHVAALNGHLGQIPNAWLGTSVLLRTTKAGDTVLHASAISGHLGQVPPELLISNNLLLKSKAGYSVLHAVAETGQLDRIPAGILTAELLLTRNEHGDTPLHAAAYEGHLGQIPASILTPALLATRNYEGVTPLATAVRRGNVGQLPVALRPVEPGIVKRTLIKWGLSRPPF; encoded by the coding sequence TTGAAATGGCCGCAGGCGATTTTAAGTTTTGCGCGTGAACCCAGCGCCCGCTTCGCTGCTCGCATGGATACCGAAGCGCTGCTCGCGAACATCCGCGAAGGCTCCCTTTCCCAGGACAAAGCCCGCGCACTGACAGCCGACGAGCTCGCCGCGCGCAACGCCTCTGGCAACACCGTTTTGCACACCGCTGCCAAGTACGGCCGACTGCGCGACCTCAACCCTGCGGTGCTCACCGCCGAGCTGTTCTCCCTCAAAAACGACTCCGGCTACACCCCTCTGCATCAGTTGGCTTTTGGCGGACATTTTGGCCAGCTTCCCGCCGGCCTTCTCAGCCGCAGCCACTTTCTGGTGCGCAGTAACTCCGGCTACACCCCCCTTCACACCGCAGCCGCAGCCGGCACCCTTGCCCAAGTTCCCGCCGCGGTGGGTGCGATCAACCACGAGCTGCTGCTCATTCGCACCGATTTGGGTAACACCCTTTTGCACGAAGCCGCCGAGACCGGCGCACTCGATCGCCTGCCGCCCAACCTGCTCAGCGAGCGCCTGCTGGCCGAGCGCAACCTGAGCGGCGAAACCGTCCTTCATGTGGCCGCGCTCAACGGCCACCTGGGCCAAATCCCCAACGCCTGGCTCGGCACCTCGGTCCTTCTGCGCACCACCAAGGCGGGCGACACCGTGTTGCATGCATCCGCCATCTCCGGCCACCTCGGCCAGGTCCCACCGGAGCTGCTCATATCCAACAACTTGTTACTTAAAAGCAAAGCGGGATACAGCGTGCTGCATGCGGTTGCCGAGACCGGCCAACTGGACCGTATCCCGGCGGGAATCCTCACCGCCGAACTTTTGCTCACGCGCAATGAACACGGCGACACCCCGCTGCATGCGGCCGCCTACGAGGGCCACCTCGGCCAAATCCCGGCATCGATCCTCACCCCCGCGTTACTAGCGACGCGCAATTACGAGGGCGTAACCCCTCTGGCGACCGCAGTTCGGCGCGGAAATGTGGGGCAATTACCCGTCGCGCTGCGCCCCGTGGAACCCGGCATCGTGAAACGGACTTTGATCAAATGGGGTCTGTCCCGCCCTCCATTCTGA